One Actinospica robiniae DSM 44927 genomic region harbors:
- a CDS encoding NUDIX hydrolase: MRPEPSPKHSVSVAAAVIDGTGRALAVQRRDNGTWEPPGGVLELGESIPEGLAREVLEETGLTIEAESVSGVYKNMKHGIVAIVFRCHVTGGKLRASDETTAFAWLEPNEIKQRMNEVFAVRVLDAYEADGPKVRSHDGVNLLPR, translated from the coding sequence ATGAGACCGGAACCCTCGCCGAAGCACTCGGTCAGCGTTGCAGCAGCCGTCATCGATGGCACAGGTCGAGCGCTCGCTGTGCAGCGCCGAGACAACGGGACGTGGGAGCCTCCAGGCGGAGTGCTCGAGCTAGGCGAGTCGATTCCGGAAGGCCTCGCCCGCGAGGTCCTCGAAGAGACCGGCTTGACCATCGAGGCGGAGTCAGTCTCCGGCGTCTACAAGAACATGAAGCACGGCATTGTGGCGATCGTCTTCCGTTGCCACGTCACTGGCGGGAAGCTCCGCGCGAGCGATGAGACGACGGCCTTCGCGTGGCTCGAACCCAACGAGATCAAGCAGCGCATGAACGAGGTCTTCGCCGTGCGAGTCCTGGACGCGTACGAAGCAGACGGGCCGAAGGTCCGCAGCCACGATGGCGTGAACCTGCTGCCGCGGTGA
- a CDS encoding GntR family transcriptional regulator encodes MLTTIDPTSDRPAYKQIADAIRAAVGSGELAPGAKIPSESELIRSFGVAQGTVRNALNVLRAEGLIIAEHGKGVFVRARPPMQRKASNRFLRAHRDAGKAAYTVDAEAQGIKHDVEVSKVGPDVAPDEIAERLSVPIGSTVLVRSRRYLHSGTPMEIATSYIPWSIADGTQMTEQYPGPGGIYARIEETGHRLGKFTEDVTARMPLPDEARALHLAAGTPVMRVLRTAYDTDGTPVEVCDTVMTADLFVLSYELPAD; translated from the coding sequence ATGCTGACGACAATCGACCCCACAAGCGATCGGCCGGCGTACAAGCAGATCGCCGATGCCATCCGTGCCGCTGTCGGCAGTGGGGAACTTGCTCCCGGGGCGAAGATCCCCAGCGAGTCTGAACTGATCCGCTCGTTCGGGGTTGCTCAGGGCACAGTCAGGAACGCGCTCAATGTGCTCCGAGCCGAGGGCCTGATCATCGCTGAGCATGGGAAAGGTGTGTTCGTTCGAGCGCGGCCGCCGATGCAGCGGAAGGCATCCAATCGGTTCCTGAGGGCCCATCGCGATGCGGGTAAGGCTGCGTACACGGTGGATGCTGAGGCGCAGGGCATCAAGCACGACGTAGAGGTCTCGAAGGTCGGACCGGATGTTGCACCCGACGAGATCGCCGAACGCCTCAGCGTGCCTATTGGCTCTACGGTCCTCGTGCGCAGCCGGCGCTACCTTCACAGCGGCACGCCGATGGAGATCGCTACGTCGTACATCCCCTGGTCAATCGCCGACGGCACTCAGATGACTGAGCAGTACCCGGGGCCTGGTGGGATCTACGCACGGATTGAAGAGACCGGTCACCGCCTCGGAAAGTTCACCGAGGACGTCACGGCGCGCATGCCTCTACCTGATGAGGCAAGGGCTCTTCACCTGGCCGCTGGAACACCCGTGATGCGGGTGCTGAGGACGGCGTACGACACGGACGGTACGCCCGTTGAGGTGTGTGACACGGTCATGACTGCTGACCTGTTCGTTCTCTCCTACGAGCTCCCCGCCGACTAG
- a CDS encoding MFS transporter: MTANASVDRRSLNRSDNDRSANDLSGRPRPAPDRPASDRSWILPVAVLALGTFAMGTDSFVLAGILPQISLGLHTSAGTAGQVITAFALTYGFAAPFLSAATGRMPRKPLMAVGLGLFVLANLGSAFAPSISVLLAARVAAGLGAALYTPNASAAAAALAGPARRGRALAVILGGLTVGTVFGVPVGTAIGQHVSWRASLVYVAVVGAVALLGLLAVLAAPPLPPVVPMSERLRVFTNRRVIRYVVFMTLASGSSIMVYTYIADVLATTAHVTGAALAVMLLLWGIGGTAGAFGSGWLADRWGADRTLTLAISVLAASLGLLTVADDAVMAGLVMLANGAAAWAVSTPNNHRLITLAPDLPGVVISFNSAGIYLGQALGAGIGGLLLDGGIGARGLCCACVGVAVAAGALQLSETASRGHVSVKM, encoded by the coding sequence ATGACCGCGAACGCGTCCGTCGACCGCCGCTCCCTGAACCGCTCTGACAACGACCGCTCCGCCAACGACCTGTCCGGCAGGCCCAGACCAGCCCCGGACCGACCGGCGTCCGATCGCAGCTGGATCCTGCCGGTCGCGGTCCTCGCGCTCGGCACCTTCGCGATGGGCACCGACTCCTTCGTGCTGGCCGGGATCCTGCCGCAGATCTCGCTCGGCCTGCACACGTCGGCGGGCACGGCCGGGCAGGTCATCACCGCCTTCGCCCTCACCTACGGGTTCGCGGCGCCGTTTCTGTCCGCCGCGACCGGACGGATGCCACGCAAGCCGCTGATGGCTGTGGGGCTCGGCTTGTTCGTCCTGGCGAATCTGGGCTCGGCTTTCGCGCCGTCGATCAGTGTGCTGCTGGCCGCTCGGGTGGCGGCGGGGCTGGGTGCGGCGTTGTATACGCCGAACGCTTCGGCGGCTGCTGCCGCACTGGCCGGGCCTGCCCGTCGCGGCCGTGCGCTGGCCGTGATCCTCGGCGGCCTCACCGTCGGCACGGTCTTCGGCGTGCCCGTGGGCACGGCCATCGGCCAGCACGTGTCGTGGCGCGCCTCGCTGGTTTACGTCGCGGTGGTGGGGGCCGTCGCCTTGCTGGGGCTTCTCGCGGTCCTGGCCGCGCCGCCGCTTCCGCCTGTGGTGCCGATGTCGGAGCGCCTGCGCGTCTTCACGAACCGCCGGGTGATCAGGTACGTCGTGTTCATGACGCTCGCCAGCGGCTCGAGCATCATGGTCTACACCTACATCGCCGACGTGCTCGCCACCACGGCGCACGTCACGGGCGCGGCACTGGCTGTGATGCTGCTGCTTTGGGGCATCGGCGGGACGGCCGGCGCGTTCGGCAGTGGCTGGCTGGCGGACCGCTGGGGCGCCGACCGGACGCTGACACTCGCCATCAGCGTGCTGGCCGCTTCGCTGGGCCTGCTGACGGTCGCGGACGACGCAGTGATGGCGGGCTTGGTCATGCTGGCCAACGGCGCTGCGGCTTGGGCGGTGTCCACGCCCAACAACCACCGGCTGATCACGCTGGCGCCCGATCTTCCCGGCGTGGTGATCTCGTTCAATTCCGCAGGCATCTATCTAGGTCAAGCGCTCGGCGCCGGTATCGGCGGTCTGCTGCTCGACGGCGGTATCGGTGCGCGGGGACTGTGCTGCGCTTGTGTGGGGGTCGCGGTGGCGGCCGGAGCATTGCAGCTGAGTGAGACCGC
- a CDS encoding helix-turn-helix transcriptional regulator — MTQRSLLASFLRARREALSPQEAGFTASTRRRTPGLRREEVAQLAGVSVTWYTWLEQARDITVSRQVLESLARTLRLTPAERRHLYTLAGAALPEEPPEPAGVDATLQALLEALEPNPAHVIDSRWDLLAYNRPYAALIGGLDDLPDPARNTIWLLFTRESMRKLLLDWRQETEGILGQFRAAAARHPQDPRTAALISALHQASPEFTAMWSQHAIQAFSPKTKRFDHPRAGRIDLSYTKLSVADDPSRHLVVFLPASPSDAEALTALQPSEEEAASEHAPGTPANPELTSDGP, encoded by the coding sequence ATGACGCAACGGTCACTGCTCGCGAGCTTTCTCAGGGCCCGGAGAGAAGCGCTCTCGCCGCAGGAAGCCGGCTTCACCGCGTCCACCCGTCGGCGCACGCCAGGGCTCCGCCGCGAAGAGGTCGCCCAACTCGCAGGCGTGAGCGTGACCTGGTACACGTGGCTCGAGCAAGCCCGCGACATCACCGTCAGCCGCCAAGTGCTCGAAAGCCTCGCCCGCACACTGCGCCTCACCCCGGCCGAGCGACGCCACCTGTACACGCTCGCGGGTGCCGCCCTCCCCGAAGAGCCGCCAGAACCGGCAGGAGTCGACGCAACGCTGCAGGCACTACTCGAGGCGTTGGAACCGAACCCGGCCCACGTGATCGACTCCCGCTGGGACCTGCTGGCCTACAACCGCCCGTACGCGGCCCTCATCGGCGGCCTCGACGATCTCCCCGACCCGGCCCGCAACACCATATGGCTCCTGTTCACCCGCGAATCGATGCGCAAGCTGCTACTCGACTGGCGCCAGGAAACCGAAGGCATCCTCGGCCAATTCCGCGCTGCCGCCGCCCGCCACCCGCAAGACCCCCGCACCGCCGCCCTGATCAGCGCCCTGCACCAAGCCAGCCCCGAGTTCACCGCCATGTGGTCGCAGCACGCCATCCAAGCCTTCAGCCCCAAAACCAAGCGCTTCGACCACCCCCGCGCCGGCCGAATCGACCTCAGCTACACCAAGCTCTCCGTAGCCGACGACCCATCCCGCCACCTCGTCGTCTTCCTCCCGGCCTCCCCGTCCGACGCCGAGGCCTTGACCGCGCTTCAGCCCTCAGAGGAGGAGGCGGCCTCCGAACACGCGCCGGGCACGCCGGCCAACCCGGAGCTCACGTCTGACGGCCCGTGA
- a CDS encoding HNH endonuclease, whose translation MGILDLSDREAVLRALTDFDDRGRDAFLATHYFGPSTRYYLIHNGARYDAKAVAGVAHNLQFPDRKPLTSEDFSGGVAAANAALQHAGFFVLDTKPKDLEEERAWRFAVWSQLEANYNLDAVPPQALHAYGAYKPQQGIWTDSARTKHIELPAGPSAAPSAITVGILHTGSHYPDDISDDGVIYHYPSTNRVQGRDRAEVEATKTAGRLGLPIFMIAYPTIGSTVRSVRLAWVEGWDDQAKTFLVTVGNAPPSQILSEDHSDEEPFLLQADPRRRVARNVINRPDQRRFKFRVLQRYGPRCPLSGVAVTEMLDAAHLRPVADHGSSDPRNGLPLNAALHRAFDAHLFAIDPDTLDVVVRPHGPSIEDLGITCPHIRGLDRRPHREALKWRYELWLSKLPEAVSAALPKS comes from the coding sequence GTGGGAATACTGGACCTGAGCGATCGCGAAGCTGTGCTCCGCGCCCTCACAGATTTCGACGACCGTGGCCGCGACGCGTTCCTCGCCACTCACTACTTCGGCCCGTCTACTCGCTACTACCTGATTCACAACGGCGCTCGCTACGACGCGAAGGCCGTCGCAGGAGTTGCCCACAACCTGCAGTTCCCCGACCGCAAGCCATTGACGAGCGAAGACTTCAGCGGTGGCGTTGCCGCGGCGAATGCAGCCCTCCAGCACGCCGGCTTCTTCGTCCTGGATACCAAGCCGAAAGACCTCGAGGAAGAGCGCGCCTGGCGCTTCGCTGTGTGGAGCCAGCTCGAGGCCAACTACAACCTCGACGCCGTTCCGCCTCAGGCACTGCATGCATATGGCGCTTACAAGCCCCAACAGGGCATCTGGACCGACTCGGCGCGGACAAAGCACATCGAGTTGCCTGCCGGCCCAAGCGCAGCACCCTCGGCAATCACCGTCGGGATTCTCCACACGGGCTCGCACTATCCAGACGACATCAGCGACGACGGCGTGATCTACCACTACCCATCCACGAACCGCGTCCAGGGCCGTGATCGAGCCGAAGTCGAAGCCACCAAAACCGCCGGGCGGCTCGGACTACCAATCTTCATGATTGCCTATCCGACGATCGGCTCCACCGTGCGCTCAGTTCGTCTGGCGTGGGTTGAAGGCTGGGATGACCAGGCAAAGACGTTCCTCGTCACGGTCGGCAATGCACCTCCGAGCCAGATCCTGTCCGAGGATCATTCGGACGAGGAGCCCTTTTTGCTGCAGGCTGACCCCCGTCGGCGCGTCGCACGCAACGTCATCAATCGTCCTGACCAGCGCAGATTCAAGTTTCGAGTGCTGCAGCGCTATGGACCTCGGTGCCCTCTGTCGGGCGTAGCAGTGACAGAAATGCTCGATGCCGCCCACCTTCGACCAGTGGCTGACCACGGCTCGAGCGATCCCAGAAACGGCCTGCCGCTCAACGCAGCTCTTCACCGCGCTTTCGATGCTCACCTCTTCGCCATCGACCCTGACACACTAGACGTCGTCGTGCGCCCTCACGGGCCGTCGATCGAAGATCTCGGGATCACCTGTCCCCACATACGCGGCCTCGACAGGAGGCCCCATCGTGAAGCTCTGAAGTGGCGCTATGAGCTGTGGCTGTCCAAGCTGCCTGAAGCCGTGAGCGCGGCCCTGCCAAAGTCGTAG